The following coding sequences are from one Rissa tridactyla isolate bRisTri1 chromosome 14, bRisTri1.patW.cur.20221130, whole genome shotgun sequence window:
- the LOC128917645 gene encoding adenylate cyclase type 10-like has product LLFADISGFTALTEKFVQRSGVDRGTDELAQTLNEYLCDILEEFLIFGGDILKHINKVLLCDKGCAFLCVLGLPGNKLPCESLHALQSALEIFNSCSTMLKETETMSVAVTRGTVFCGVTGHPLRHEYTVLGRKVNLAARMMVHYPGLVSCDAVTYAASRLPASYFKELPEREMKGLSQPGPVYQFVGVT; this is encoded by the exons ctgctctttgcggatatctcag gtttcactgcgttgaccgagaaatttgtgcagaggagcggcgtggacagaggcactgatgagctggcgcaaacgctcaatgagtacctgtgcgacattttggagg aattcctgatttttggaggagacatcttgaag cacatcaacaaagtcctcctgtgtgataaa ggctgcgcGTTCCTCTgtgtgctgggactccctggaaacaagctgccctgcgagagccttcacgccctgcagagtgctctggagatcttcaactcgtgctccaccatgctcaaggaaacaga gacaatgtctgtggcagttaccagagggacggtgttctgcggagtcactggccacccgctgagacacgaatacacag tccttggccggaaggtgaacttggctgcccggatgatggtgcactaccctgggctggtgtcctgtgatgcagtgacctacgccgcctcccggctgcccgcttcctacttcaaggagctgccggagagagagatgaa